A segment of the Xylanibacillus composti genome:
AATATCTGCGAGAGAATAAGGGTGCGAACATGCACGAGTTGAGCGAGGCAACCCAAGTGTCGATTCGTCAGATTACGAAGTTTATTCGGGAAGGACGCATCTCGCTGATGGGCTTGCCGAATATGGGTTTCCCTTGCGAGTCTTGCGGCATTATGATTCGCAGCGGCACGCTGTGCGACGGCTGCCGCAGCAACCTGCAGAAGGGCATCAGCGCCATCAAGGCGGATCAAGAGGTTCGTGAACGTCCGAAGATGCCGACGAACAAGTGGAACTTCGAGATCAAAAAGCGAGACTAAAAAAACCTTCCTCATGTATAAACTAATAACAAACGCGAACCGATAATAGGATTATACGATTATCGGTTTTTTTATTATTGCCTGATAAAGAGGTGTACACGATGAAGATCAACGATGCCGGAAGGATCGGAGCCATCCAGCAATACCGCAAGTCGCAAGGCAGTGGATTGGATAAGGCCGGCAAGCCCCAAGCGAAGGACGAAGTGCAGATATCCCCGCAGGCGAAAGAACTGCACGGCACACAATATGCGGAGCGAAGCGACAGAATCGAGAGCTTGAAGAAAGCGGTCAGCACGGGAACCTACCATGTGGAGGCCAACAAGATCGCCGAGAAGCTCTTGCCATACATTTATTAAGAAGCAGGTGATAGCGTGTCCGTAACCCCACTCATCAACAGTCTGGAGAGCATCATCGCCTGTTATTTGCGTCTGATCGAGCTTGGCGAATCGAAGAAACAAGTCTTGATTCAGAACAAGGTTGATCAACTGAATGCGATTGTCAATCAAGAGAACAAAGTCATCAAGGAATTGGAAGCGGCTGAGAAGGAGCGCGAGGTGACAGTGCGGCGCTACTTCCGGGAGAAGGGGCTGCGAATCCGGATTCCGACGACGATAGACGATTTGGTCAAGGCTACGGTATCCATGCAGGACAAGCAACGCCTGTCAAGCTGCGGCGAAAGATTGCGCGAAGCGGCGGCGAAGCTGCAAGAGACGAATCATGCCAACCAGGAATTGCTGCAGCAGATGATGGACTACGTGCAATATTCACTGGATCTCCTGGTGCCGGATGACGACGTGACGTACCAGAATCCGGTGCGATCTTCCGGCGGCACCAAGAATGCTCGGATGTTTGATACAAAAGCCTGAATAGGCTGAGGAGGAATGGCAGTGTTTTCTACATTTCATGGACTAGAAACGAGTAAACGCGCCCTGTTTACGCAGCGTGTAGCGCTGAATACGATGGGTCACAATATTGCGAATGCGGCAACTGAAGGGTATTCGCGGCAGCGGGTGAATATGACGGCTACCCGCCCGATGGACGCTCCTGCCTTTGCCAGAAGCAATGCCCCGGGACAAATTGGAACAGGCGTAGAGTACAGCAGTGTTGTCAGGCTGCGCGACAATTACCTGGACATGCAGTTCCGGCGGGAGAATCAATCTATGGGCGAGTGGGGTGTGCGTGATGCCACAATGCGCTCCCTGGAGAAGATTATCAACGAGCCATCCGAAAGCGGGCTGCGCGCAGTGATGGACGAGTTCTGGAATTCTTGGGAAGTGCTTAATCGCGATCCTCAGCTGTTGAGCGCTCGCGTGGATGTTGTCGGGACAGCGGTCAACCTGGTGGATA
Coding sequences within it:
- a CDS encoding TIGR03826 family flagellar region protein encodes the protein MGLNVANCPRCGRIFARGLHDVCPACVKEIENEYEVCAEYLRENKGANMHELSEATQVSIRQITKFIREGRISLMGLPNMGFPCESCGIMIRSGTLCDGCRSNLQKGISAIKADQEVRERPKMPTNKWNFEIKKRD
- the flgM gene encoding flagellar biosynthesis anti-sigma factor FlgM; its protein translation is MKINDAGRIGAIQQYRKSQGSGLDKAGKPQAKDEVQISPQAKELHGTQYAERSDRIESLKKAVSTGTYHVEANKIAEKLLPYIY
- a CDS encoding flagellar protein FlgN, whose translation is MSVTPLINSLESIIACYLRLIELGESKKQVLIQNKVDQLNAIVNQENKVIKELEAAEKEREVTVRRYFREKGLRIRIPTTIDDLVKATVSMQDKQRLSSCGERLREAAAKLQETNHANQELLQQMMDYVQYSLDLLVPDDDVTYQNPVRSSGGTKNARMFDTKA